From the genome of Papaver somniferum cultivar HN1 chromosome 2, ASM357369v1, whole genome shotgun sequence, one region includes:
- the LOC113351444 gene encoding aspartic proteinase CDR1-like, which yields MATTTHFYLVLTLFLSVLISVLGSGFSVNLIHRDSPQSPFYNPLDALRERMQKAVHRSINRANHLKKLSSLTYSANYADGTISTSSRVIGLDYVMRISIGTPPRNVFVIAETGSDLTWVQCQPCEVCYTQISPVFNPKTSSTYKDVPCASGTCERLVEERKDTCENNLCQYSASYVDGDNSTGNLAFETLTWSWCLVSQLGSKIDSKFSYCLVPSYNVSSKFNFGSNAEMTGKDVLKTPLISEPSRKTFYYLKLEGISVSENMVPFRSSASSTTEDDYIIIDSGTTFTYLPQEMYSELESEVKKAINVEPIIGPKGLNLCYPLDASMRFPDVTVHFTGADIELGRENCFVPVGNNVVCLAFAPSDFGAYIYGSLSQINFLIEYALEEKKVSFKPTDCTKQG from the exons ATGGCAACCACAACCCATTTCTATCTTGTCCTCActctttttctttctgttttaatTTCTGTTCTGGGTAGTGGCTTTAGTGTTAATCTAATTCATCGTGATTCTCCTCAATCTCCATTCTACAACCCCTTAGATGCCTTACGTGAGCGAATGCAAAAGGCTGTTCATCGTTCAATCAACCGTGCAAACCACTTAAAGAAATTGTCATCATTAACTTATTCTGCTAACTACGCGGATGGTACAATTAGTACAAGTTCGCGTGTTATTGGTCTTGATTACGTAATGCGTATTTCCATAGGAACTCCTCCACGTAATGTATTTGTCATTGCTGAGACCGGTAGTGATCTTACATGGGTTCAATGTCAACCCTGTGAAGTTTGCTATACACAGATTTCTCCAGTCTTTAATCCCAAAACATCCTCGACTTACAAAGATGTTCCTTGTGCTTCAGGAACTTGCGAAAGACTTGTTGAGGAACGTAAGGACACTTGTGAAAATAATCTTTGTCAGTATTCTGCCAGTTATGTAGATGGTGATAACAGTACTGGAAACCTTGCATTTGAAACTCTAAC TTGGTCTTGGTGTCTGGTTTCGCAGTTGGGTTCGAAAATTGATTCAAAATTCTCTTACTGCTTAGTTCCTTCTTATAATGTTTCAAGTAAGTTCAATTTCGGTAGTAATGCTGAAATGACAGGAAAAGATGTTCTTAAAACTCCATTAATATCAGAACCATCAAGAAAAACATTTTATTATCTAAAACTTGAAGGTATTAGTGTTAGTGAAAACATGGTTCCGTTCAGAAGTAGCGCATCCTCAACAACAGAAGACGATTACATTATAATCGATTCTGGAACGACTTTCACATATCTTCCACAAGAAATGTATTCAGAACTTGAATCAGAAGTTAAGAAAGCGATCAACGTTGAACCCATTATTGGTCCTAAAGGACTCAATTTATGTTACCCACTCGACGCATCCATGAGATTTCCGGATGTAACTGTTCATTTTACCGGTGCGGATATTGAACTTGGGCGGGAGAATTGTTTTGTTCCTGTTGGGAACAATGTTGTTTGTTTAGCTTTCGCTCCTTCCGATTTTGGTGCATACATTTATGGGAGCTTATCTCAGATCAATTTCCTTATTGAATATGCTCTTGAGGAGAAGAAGGTTTCTTTCAAGCCAACTGATTGCACCAAGCAGGGCTAA
- the LOC113351443 gene encoding MDIS1-interacting receptor like kinase 2-like, producing MSLVAMLALLLVLFHNVDVFAFNSSSLTYEEQSQITVEVKSLLTWKSNLVSRTQSPLDSWKRGSTSSPCKWYGFTCNNKRSVTKLSLSGLRLQGTLDSFNFSSFANLVSNNTLSGLIPSKIGNLSKLTELNLSMNYFTGHIPVEICVLTNLQTLRISENQISGSIPQEIGNLHLLTGLGFYTNNLTGPVPTSIYNLTNLIIFSLYDNSLSGIIPQEMGRLAASLIFLVLSGNHLSGSVPTSICNLTNLIVIDIKNNQLSGTIPREIGKLTPLTTIDMYGNNFIGSIPISPCNLSSLKGVYLFQNQLSGAIPREIGRLKYLVDLDVSRNNLSGPIPTSVCNFSNIHRLVLYKNQLSGPIPRDIGRLGSTIIRLTLSRNNLNGPIPFSLFNLSKLNGLVLHSNQLSGSIPPELGTLKYLIVISLSENNLVGPIPTSICSEKLDLKSFESEVHALTEIPHRNIVKLFGFCSSLERRISFLVYEFVERGSLKSVLSDGERAVEFDWIKRIRFIRGIANALAYMHHDFVPALIHRDISSNNVLLDIEYEVLVSDFGAARILKPDSSNWTSLAGTYGYIATELAYTMKVTEKCDVYSFGVVMLEVLMGRHPSEIITSLSNVLLPSSSSTINTVEHKIRLKDILDRCIGEPTDVVKKEIMYFVKVGFSCLRGDPRTRPTMQEVSMELSLISTSSRPSFAKSFETIALEDLLITS from the exons ATGTCGTTAGTAGCTATGTTGGCATTACTGTTAGTTTTATTTCACAATGTTGATGTTTTTGCTTTCAATTCTTCATCTTTAACTTACGAAGAACAGTCACAAATAACAGTGGAAGTAAAATCTCTTCTAACATGGAAATCAAACCTTGTTAGTCGAACCCAATCTCCACTCGATTCTTGGAAGAGAGGTTCTACTTCTAGTCCATGCAAGTGGTATGGGTTCACTTGTAACAACAAGAGAAGTGTCACGAAACTAAGTTTATCAGGTTTACGATTACAAGGTACGCTTGATAGTTTCAACTTTTCATCATTTGCCAACTTGGTTAGCAACAATACTCTCTCTGGGCTCATTCCCTCTAAAATTGGTAATCTTTCAAAACTGACTGAacttaatctttccatgaattattTTACCGGTCATATTCCAGTAGAAATTTGTGTTCTTACGAATCTGCAAACTTTACGCATTTCTGAGAATCAAATTAGTGGGTCCATCCCTCAGGAAATAGGCAATTTGCATTTACTCACTGGTCTAGGATTTTATACAAATAATCTTACTGGTCCAGTTCCTACTTCTATATACAATCTGACCAACTTGATCATATTCTCACTTTACGATAATAGCCTTTCTGGTATCATTCCTCAGGAAATGGGAAGGTTAGCAGCGtctttaatatttttggtattgtcCGGTAATCATCTCAGTGGTTCAGTCCCAACTTCTATATGTAATTTGACTAACCTAATAGTTATAGATattaaaaataatcaattatCTGGTACCATTCCTCGAGAAATTGGAAAACTAACGCCTCTGACGACAATTGATATGTACGGTAATAATTTTATTGGTTCAATCCCCATTTCTCCATGTAATCTGAGTAGTCTGAAAGGTGTATACCTGTTCCAAAATCAACTTTCTGGTGCTATCCCTAGAGAAATCGGAAGACTGAAGTATCTTGTTGACCTCGATGTGTCTAGAAACAATCTCAGTGGTCCAATTCCTACTTCTGTATGCAACTTCAGTAACATTCATAGGCTAGTCCTTTATAAAAATCAACTTTCTGGTCCAATTCCTCGAGATATAGGAAGACTTGGGTCTACTATAATTCGCTTAACTTTGAGCAGAAATAATCTTAACGGTCCAATTCCTTTTTCTTTGTTCAACCTCAGCAAATTAAATGGCCTAGTCCTCCATTCTAATCAACTTTCTGGTTCTATTCCTCCAGAATTAGGAACGCTAAAATATCTTATAGTCATTTCACTGTCGGAAAATAATCTTGTTGGTCCAATCCCCACTTCTATAT GTTCAGAAAAACTTGATCTTAAATCTTTCGAAAGCGAAGTTCATGCACTGACAGAAATTCCGCATAGAAATATtgtaaaactttttggtttctgtTCTAGTTTAGAGCGGCGAATTTCATttttggtttatgagttcgtGGAAAGAGGGAGTTTGAAAAGTGTTTTGAGTGATGGGGAACGAGCAGTGGAGTTCGATTGGATAAAGAGGATAAGATTTATTCGTGGAATAGCTAATGCACTTGCTTACATGCACCATGATTTCGTACCGGCATTAATCCACAGGGACATATCTAGCAACAACGTTTTGTTGGATATTGAATACGAAGTTCTCGTTTCTGATTTTGGTGCTGCTAGGATTCTAAAGCCAGATTCATCCAATTGGACTTCGCTTGCAGGAACCTACGGATATATTGCTACAG AGCTCGCTTATACAATGAAGGTAACTGAGAAGTGTGACGTTTATAGCTTTGGTGTAGTCATGTTAGAAGTACTGATGGGCAGACATCCGTCTGAAATCATCACATCACTATCTAATGTTCTTCTTCCGTCATCGTCTTCGACTATCAATACTGTGGAGCATAAAATAAGGCTGAAAGACATCTTGGACAGGTGCATTGGAGAGCCAACGGACGTTGTAAAGAAAGAAATAATGTACTTTGTGAAGGTTGGATTTTCATGTTTACGTGGTGATCCACGTACTCGACCAACTATGCAAGAAGTATCGATGGAGCTATCTTTAATATCAACTTCGAGTAGGCCATCTTTTGCGAAGTCCTTTGAAACGATTGCACTAGAAGACCTATTGATAACTTCCTAA